From a single Microbacterium terrisoli genomic region:
- a CDS encoding alpha/beta hydrolase gives MNHSRRAAPRGPSRAARAGLGAAIAVLTTALVAVTGVWAAVSVRVARKVVTPQPRPMDTMIVGLDVAAQTITLGRSLDTELPGRYGLFTSGTASYIKLGSVLAADAAGVKRKLLTEIGADARLSAQAGFSGWYYDAPEQLHLPFTNELIGTSLGPSPAWLFAGAQDADTWVIQVHGRGAKRAECLRAVPVFHAAGLPVLVVSYRNDTEGPRTKDGLYGLGATEWRDVDAAIGFALRRGARRVLLMGWSMGGAIVLQASLNSAHREAIVGLVLDSPVIDWKSVLDFQARLLRLPEPVTDLAMNALQTNWAAPLTRTRAIPLDRLDIVARAAELRHPILILHSDDDGFVPSDASHRLAQARPDLVDLEVFQVARHTKLWNYDSERWTLAITDWLDRKAIAAHA, from the coding sequence ATGAACCACTCCAGGCGCGCCGCACCACGCGGCCCATCCCGTGCCGCCCGCGCAGGTCTCGGTGCGGCGATCGCGGTGCTGACCACCGCTCTGGTGGCTGTGACCGGTGTCTGGGCCGCCGTCTCGGTGCGGGTCGCACGCAAGGTCGTGACGCCGCAGCCGCGCCCGATGGACACGATGATCGTCGGTCTGGACGTGGCGGCGCAGACCATCACGCTCGGGCGGAGCCTCGACACCGAGCTGCCGGGACGATACGGACTCTTCACCTCGGGAACCGCGTCCTACATCAAGCTCGGTTCGGTGCTGGCCGCCGATGCCGCCGGGGTCAAGCGCAAACTGCTGACCGAGATCGGCGCGGATGCGCGACTGTCGGCGCAGGCGGGTTTCAGCGGCTGGTACTACGACGCGCCCGAGCAGTTGCATCTGCCGTTCACGAACGAGCTGATCGGCACATCGCTGGGGCCGAGCCCGGCGTGGCTGTTCGCCGGAGCGCAGGATGCCGACACCTGGGTGATCCAGGTGCACGGGCGCGGTGCGAAGCGTGCGGAGTGCCTGCGTGCGGTGCCGGTGTTCCACGCGGCGGGACTGCCGGTGCTGGTCGTCTCGTATCGCAACGACACCGAGGGGCCGCGCACGAAGGACGGCTTGTACGGGCTGGGCGCGACGGAGTGGCGTGACGTGGATGCCGCGATCGGGTTCGCGCTGCGGCGCGGAGCGCGCCGCGTGCTGCTGATGGGGTGGTCGATGGGCGGCGCGATCGTTCTGCAGGCCTCACTGAACTCGGCACACCGCGAGGCGATCGTCGGGCTCGTGCTGGACTCGCCGGTGATCGATTGGAAGTCGGTGCTCGATTTCCAGGCGCGGCTGCTGCGCCTGCCCGAACCGGTCACCGACCTCGCGATGAACGCCTTGCAGACCAACTGGGCCGCACCCCTGACGCGCACGCGGGCCATTCCTCTTGATCGCCTCGACATCGTCGCGCGCGCGGCCGAGCTGCGGCATCCGATTCTCATCCTGCACAGTGACGACGACGGCTTCGTGCCCTCCGACGCTTCGCACCGACTCGCTCAGGCTCGGCCCGACCTCGTCGACCTGGAGGTGTTCCAGGTCGCCCGCCACACGAAGCTGTGGAACTACGACTCGGAGCGGTGGACGCTCGCGATCACCGATTGGCTCGACAGAAAGGCGATCGCCGCGCACGCATGA